In the genome of Rhodospirillales bacterium, the window GCGTTCCATAACAGTTTCAATCCGGGAGGACGTTTGTGACCCAGAAACAGCCTGCCGCCCCCCGTTGCGCCGCCCTCGTCGGCCCGTACGTCAGCGGCAAGACGACCCTGTTGGAGAGCATTTTGTTCCGCACCGGCGCCATCACGCGCAAGGGCAGCGTGAAGGAAGGCAACATGGTCGGCGATGCGTCGCAGGAAGCCCGCGACCGCCAGATGAGTACGGAAGTCAACGTCGCCACCACCACGTATCTGGACGAGACCTGGACCTTCCTCGATTGCCCCGGTTCGATCGAATTGATGCAGGAGGCTTTCAGTGCGTTGATGGTGGTTGATTCGGCGGTCATCGTCTGCGAGCCGGAGCCCGAAAAAGCCCTGACCCTGGCGCCGCTGTTCCGCTTCCTCGACCAGCACGCCATCCCGCACATGGTGTTCATCAACAAGGCGGACAGCCCGTCGATCGAAATCCGCGCGTCGCTGGAAGCATTGCAGGCCGTTTCCAATCGACCGTTGGTGCTTCGTGAGATTCCCATTCGGGAGGGCGAGCAGATCACCGGCTTCGTCGATCTTGTCTCCGAGCGGGCCTTCCGGTGGCGACCCGGCGACGCATCGGAGCTGATCCAGCTTCCCGAAGCCGTCGCAGAGCGCGAGCAGGAGGCACGAGTAGGGATGCTCGAGGCGCTCGCCGACTTCGACGACATGCTCCTCGAGCAGCTCCTGGAAGACGTCATCCCGTCCAGCAACGAGATCTATGCCAGCCTCACCCGCGACCTGCAGCAGGACCAGATCGTGCCGGTGTTCTTCGGCTCGGCCGAGGGCATGCACGGCATCACGCGGCTGTTGAAGGCGCTCCGCCATGAGGCCCCCGAACCGGCGATCACCGCAGCCCGCCTGCAGATCGACGCCGGCGGCGAGCCGTGTGCGCGGGTGTTCAAGACCTTGCACGCCGCCCACACCGGCAAGCTGTCCCTGGCCCGGGTGTTCCATGGCGAGATCACGGACGGCATGACGCTCGGCGGCGAGCGGTTGAGCGGCATCAGTCGCATGGTCGGCCAGAAGACGGAAAAGGTCCCGAGCGCCGGTTCCGGCGAGGTCGTCGCTTTCGGCCGCATGGACAGCGTCGCCACCGGCGCCCTCCTCTCTCCCTCCGGCAAGGCCACCGGGGGGGCGTGGCCGGAGCCGCTGAAGCCGTTGTTCTCCGTGGCCATCCGCGCCAGGCAACGCTCGGACGAGGTCAAGCTGACCGGGGCGCTGGCGCGCCTTACCGACGAGGATTTGTCGTTGAGCTTCGGCCACGACCCGGACACCGGCGAGTTCC includes:
- a CDS encoding elongation factor G gives rise to the protein MTQKQPAAPRCAALVGPYVSGKTTLLESILFRTGAITRKGSVKEGNMVGDASQEARDRQMSTEVNVATTTYLDETWTFLDCPGSIELMQEAFSALMVVDSAVIVCEPEPEKALTLAPLFRFLDQHAIPHMVFINKADSPSIEIRASLEALQAVSNRPLVLREIPIREGEQITGFVDLVSERAFRWRPGDASELIQLPEAVAEREQEARVGMLEALADFDDMLLEQLLEDVIPSSNEIYASLTRDLQQDQIVPVFFGSAEGMHGITRLLKALRHEAPEPAITAARLQIDAGGEPCARVFKTLHAAHTGKLSLARVFHGEITDGMTLGGERLSGISRMVGQKTEKVPSAGSGEVVAFGRMDSVATGALLSPSGKATGGAWPEPLKPLFSVAIRARQRSDEVKLTGALARLTDEDLSLSFGHDPDTGEFLLWGQGEMHLLIAVDRLRNRYNMEVESSRPQVPYKETIRGSVSEHARHKKQSGGHGEFGDVHIDIRPLPRGSGFAFSETVTGGAVPKNYFGAVETGIRDTLNRGPLGFPVVDVAATLTDGQYHSVDSSDMAFRKAGAMAMREGMRKCSPVLLEPIFNVRIAVPTEFTSRVQRIVSSRRGQILGFEPKDGWAGWDEVSVQLPQAEMHGLIVELRSSTLGVGTFEWEFDHLQELVGKLADDIVAQRAQDQS